A single region of the Solwaraspora sp. WMMD406 genome encodes:
- a CDS encoding GNAT family N-acetyltransferase: protein MEQEFSIEELSERHRPAVVALCRAALDLSEDAAEGEQIVTRLHGPVVPDHPSGVGPRQTIGLVAVVDQAVRGVVLGSVAHRDPSVGHVDLIAVDPGWRRQGLGRALLGRAESVLAARGAGEVLLAGNPPYYAWPGVDVRYTPAVCLAIALGYQQDRTAWNMTADLASAGSPALRDTDDAQRRLAQAGITVRRADCDDVAALVAFTQATFGDAWAGEVAQSVGRPGAGCHLAVRTDDPSEVLGFAAYGSSRPSWFGPMGTAPTAQGLGIGAILLRRCLRDLAEAGHQRVEIGWVGPVPFYASAAGARIERVFFLYRKQL, encoded by the coding sequence GTGGAGCAGGAGTTCTCGATCGAGGAACTGTCCGAGCGGCACCGGCCGGCCGTCGTGGCGCTCTGCCGCGCCGCGCTCGACCTGTCGGAGGACGCAGCCGAGGGTGAGCAGATAGTCACCAGACTGCACGGGCCGGTCGTCCCCGATCATCCGTCGGGGGTGGGACCACGGCAGACGATCGGTCTGGTCGCGGTGGTCGACCAGGCGGTACGGGGAGTGGTGCTGGGCTCGGTGGCGCACCGGGACCCGTCGGTCGGTCACGTGGACCTGATCGCGGTGGATCCCGGTTGGCGTCGGCAGGGTCTGGGGCGGGCGTTGCTCGGCCGGGCGGAAAGCGTGCTGGCGGCCCGGGGCGCCGGTGAGGTGCTGTTGGCCGGTAATCCGCCGTACTACGCCTGGCCGGGGGTGGACGTGCGCTACACGCCGGCGGTCTGCCTGGCGATCGCGCTCGGCTACCAGCAGGACCGGACCGCGTGGAACATGACGGCCGACCTGGCGTCGGCGGGGTCCCCGGCGTTGCGGGACACCGACGACGCGCAGCGCCGCCTCGCCCAAGCCGGGATCACCGTACGGCGAGCCGACTGCGACGACGTCGCGGCGCTGGTCGCGTTCACCCAGGCGACGTTCGGCGACGCGTGGGCGGGCGAGGTGGCGCAGTCGGTGGGCCGGCCCGGCGCCGGCTGCCATCTGGCGGTCCGTACCGACGATCCGAGTGAGGTGCTGGGCTTCGCCGCGTACGGGTCGTCGCGGCCGAGCTGGTTCGGTCCGATGGGTACGGCCCCGACCGCGCAGGGGCTCGGCATCGGCGCGATCCTGTTGCGGCGCTGCCTGCGGGACCTGGCGGAGGCCGGCCATCAGCGGGTCGAGATCGGTTGGGTGGGCCCGGTGCCGTTCTACGCCTCGGCGGCGGGTGCCCGCATCGAGCGGGTCTTCTTCCTGTACCGCAAGCAGCTCTGA